A genome region from Methanobacterium subterraneum includes the following:
- the ectB gene encoding diaminobutyrate--2-oxoglutarate transaminase yields the protein MKTFKQHESEVRSYIRSFPAIFKKAKGSILYDEQGKEYIDFFAGAGTLNYGHNNPLVSEALIKYIQDDGIIHGLDKATTAKKIFLEKFYDIVLHPRHMEYKIQFTGPTGTNAVETALKLVRMVKGRSNIIAFTNAFHGLTLGSMAVTANSFYRDEAFINRTNVSFMPFDGYFGEDVNTADYLRKYLEDQSSGVDLPAAIILECIQAEGGINVASDEWLRDIEQICKDFDILLIVDDIQVGNGRTGSFFSFESSGINPDIITLSKSIGGGLPLSMVLLKTELDQWKPGEHTGTFRGNNLAFIASVELLSYWENDNIPNTVKSKEKILKERLMEIKNEYPSIQAEVRGKGLIYGLKIPLRGFCTEVSEEAFSRGLLIELAGAEDNVLKFLPPLTIEPDLLNEGLQIIEDSIKSVLEKREAMIEDLNNDS from the coding sequence ATGAAAACATTCAAACAGCATGAATCAGAAGTACGCAGTTATATAAGGAGTTTTCCAGCAATATTTAAGAAAGCAAAGGGTTCAATCCTATATGACGAACAAGGAAAGGAATATATTGACTTTTTTGCAGGTGCAGGGACTTTAAACTATGGACATAACAATCCCCTGGTTTCAGAAGCTCTTATAAAATATATACAGGACGATGGTATTATCCATGGCCTGGATAAAGCTACTACGGCCAAAAAAATATTTTTAGAGAAATTCTACGATATAGTCCTACACCCCAGGCATATGGAATATAAAATACAATTTACTGGGCCTACTGGTACTAATGCAGTTGAAACAGCTTTGAAATTAGTTAGAATGGTTAAAGGTAGGAGTAATATCATTGCATTTACCAATGCATTTCACGGGCTGACATTGGGGTCTATGGCAGTAACAGCAAATTCATTTTACCGAGATGAAGCATTTATCAACCGAACCAATGTAAGTTTCATGCCATTTGATGGATACTTCGGCGAGGATGTTAATACCGCAGATTATCTTAGGAAATACTTGGAAGATCAAAGCAGTGGAGTGGATCTGCCAGCGGCAATAATTCTTGAATGCATTCAGGCTGAGGGTGGTATCAATGTGGCTAGTGATGAATGGCTTAGGGATATCGAACAAATATGTAAAGATTTTGACATATTACTAATTGTGGATGATATTCAAGTAGGTAACGGCCGTACTGGAAGTTTTTTTAGTTTTGAAAGTTCAGGAATCAACCCAGATATTATAACACTTTCTAAATCTATTGGAGGGGGTTTACCATTATCCATGGTACTACTGAAAACAGAATTAGATCAGTGGAAGCCGGGGGAACATACTGGAACATTTAGAGGGAATAACCTAGCTTTCATAGCATCTGTAGAACTTTTAAGTTACTGGGAGAACGACAATATACCCAACACTGTTAAGAGCAAAGAAAAAATACTCAAAGAAAGGTTAATGGAAATAAAAAATGAATATCCAAGTATTCAGGCGGAAGTACGTGGCAAAGGATTAATATACGGGCTTAAAATTCCCCTAAGAGGGTTTTGCACTGAAGTATCAGAAGAAGCATTTTCAAGAGGTCTTTTGATAGAATTGGCAGGTGCAGAAGATAATGTCCTTAAATTTCTGCCTCCATTAACTATTGAACCTGATCTATTAAATGAGGGTTTGCAAATAATTGAAGATTCTATTAAATCTGTTCTGGAAAAAAGAGAAGCCATGATTGAGGATTTAAATAATGATAGTTAG
- a CDS encoding ectoine synthase yields the protein MIVRTLEEIEGTRREIFAENNNWVSKRFILAEDNMGFSFNETIIYANTETLIWYKNHLEAVYCVEGEGEIETTEDSIVYPIKPGTLYALDKHDRHYLRAYGKDVRLLCVFNPPLVGDEDHDEEGAYVKSGK from the coding sequence ATGATAGTTAGAACCTTAGAAGAAATTGAGGGAACCCGCCGTGAAATTTTTGCTGAAAATAATAACTGGGTTAGTAAACGTTTTATTTTAGCAGAAGATAACATGGGGTTTTCCTTCAATGAAACCATAATCTATGCCAACACTGAAACTTTAATTTGGTATAAAAATCATTTAGAGGCGGTTTATTGTGTAGAAGGTGAAGGTGAAATAGAAACTACAGAAGATAGCATTGTTTATCCTATTAAACCAGGAACACTGTATGCTCTAGACAAACATGACCGTCACTATCTTCGAGCTTATGGAAAGGATGTTCGTTTGCTATGTGTCTTTAATCCACCACTGGTGGGTGATGAGGACCATGATGAAGAAGGTGCCTATGTTAAATCAGGTAAATAA
- a CDS encoding metallophosphoesterase: MKEKDPNALKYRQKLQRGMTHWRHKIGNPEFNHKDFQVEQVEVIVPNLDPVFHNYRLLNLSDIHLGQWITPKHLEGVVQMVNDEKPDSITITGDFVSYILDDVAWDLENSLKKLKPKEFSLAVLGNHDHWLSADKIREILHRSNIIDVSNSFHTITHDEAHLHIAGVDSVMLGKHRLDLVLEKLPAEGPAILLAHEPDFADISSITGRFSLQISGHSHGGQFLIPGLGTFIRGPHFLKYPAGKYMVGDMVQYTSRGLGTNVFWFRINCTPEITVLTLKCSKDVI, translated from the coding sequence ATGAAAGAAAAGGATCCCAATGCCCTGAAATATAGGCAGAAGTTACAGAGGGGAATGACGCACTGGCGTCATAAAATAGGAAACCCTGAATTCAACCATAAAGATTTCCAAGTGGAACAGGTTGAAGTCATAGTACCCAACCTTGATCCGGTTTTCCACAATTACCGCCTGCTGAACCTCTCGGACATACATCTCGGACAATGGATCACACCAAAACATCTGGAAGGTGTGGTGCAGATGGTAAATGATGAAAAACCAGATTCTATTACTATAACTGGTGATTTTGTTTCTTACATACTGGACGATGTGGCTTGGGATCTGGAAAACTCCTTAAAGAAGCTAAAACCTAAAGAATTCTCATTAGCAGTTTTGGGAAACCATGATCACTGGTTAAGTGCAGATAAGATACGGGAAATATTACACCGGTCTAATATTATCGATGTCAGTAACAGTTTCCACACTATCACTCATGATGAAGCTCATCTGCACATTGCAGGAGTGGATAGTGTGATGTTGGGTAAACACCGCCTTGATTTGGTACTGGAGAAACTCCCTGCAGAAGGACCAGCCATACTTCTGGCCCATGAACCTGATTTTGCTGATATAAGTTCTATTACTGGACGTTTCAGTCTGCAAATATCCGGACACTCTCATGGGGGGCAATTCTTAATACCGGGGCTGGGCACATTCATTCGGGGTCCTCACTTCCTGAAATACCCTGCTGGGAAATATATGGTGGGGGATATGGTTCAATATACCAGCAGAGGATTGGGGACAAATGTATTCTGGTTTAGAATTAACTGCACCCCTGAAATCACGGTATTAACACTGAAATGCTCAAAAGATGTGATTTAA